In Curtobacterium sp. TC1, the following proteins share a genomic window:
- a CDS encoding APC family permease: MATTKTDRPQQEQPELRRVIGPKLLLLFIVGDILGTGVYALTGQVAAEVGGAAWLPFLIAFAVALLTAFSYLELVTKYPQTAGAALYVHKAFGVHFITFIVTFIVMCSGITSASTASRAFAANLGVGFGLELPNVVVMLIAMGFMLAVMAINFRGVSESVKTNVVLTLVELSGLVMVILIGFWAIAGGNADFSRVVMFETPEDKTLLMSISTATSLAFFAMVGFEDSVNMAEETKDPSRIFPKVMLTGLGITAVIYTLVSICAVAVVPIGELAGNETPLVTVVQTAAPDFPIADLLPFISMFAVANTALINMMMASRLLYGMSKQGVLPGFLARISPARRTPSNAIVFTTAISLLLIGWVSLDPDSPIVVVLGGTTSLLLLTVFAVVNLTVLVLRRDKVDHKHFRAGVIIPVIGIITCLWLVLPFSSGRDPQQYQIAGALLALGVVLWAVTWFTHGRKQPEKAPTGLVTEPTKVQHPPHDHRDV; encoded by the coding sequence ATGGCCACCACGAAGACGGACCGACCACAGCAGGAGCAGCCCGAGCTCCGCCGGGTCATCGGTCCCAAGCTCCTGCTGCTGTTCATCGTCGGCGACATCCTGGGGACGGGTGTCTACGCGCTCACCGGTCAGGTTGCGGCAGAGGTCGGAGGAGCAGCGTGGCTCCCCTTCCTCATCGCCTTCGCGGTCGCCCTGCTGACGGCGTTCTCGTACCTGGAACTCGTGACGAAGTACCCGCAGACCGCGGGCGCTGCGCTCTACGTGCACAAGGCGTTCGGCGTCCACTTCATCACCTTCATCGTGACCTTCATCGTGATGTGCTCCGGCATCACCTCGGCGTCGACGGCGTCGCGCGCGTTCGCCGCCAACCTCGGCGTCGGGTTCGGCCTCGAATTGCCGAACGTCGTCGTGATGCTGATCGCCATGGGCTTCATGCTCGCGGTGATGGCGATCAACTTCCGCGGCGTCAGCGAGAGCGTGAAGACGAACGTCGTCCTCACCCTGGTCGAACTGTCCGGTCTCGTCATGGTGATCCTCATCGGTTTCTGGGCCATCGCGGGCGGCAACGCGGACTTCTCGCGCGTGGTGATGTTCGAGACCCCCGAGGACAAGACCCTGCTCATGTCGATCTCCACGGCGACGTCGTTGGCGTTCTTCGCGATGGTCGGCTTCGAGGACTCGGTGAACATGGCGGAGGAGACGAAGGACCCCTCGCGGATCTTCCCGAAGGTCATGCTCACCGGCCTCGGCATCACGGCCGTGATCTACACGCTCGTGTCCATCTGCGCCGTCGCTGTCGTGCCGATCGGTGAGCTCGCCGGCAACGAGACCCCGCTCGTGACCGTCGTGCAGACCGCGGCGCCGGACTTCCCGATCGCCGACCTGCTGCCCTTCATCTCGATGTTCGCCGTGGCCAACACCGCCCTGATCAACATGATGATGGCGTCGCGCCTGCTGTACGGCATGAGCAAGCAGGGCGTGCTGCCGGGCTTCCTGGCCCGCATCTCCCCCGCCCGTCGCACCCCGTCGAACGCGATCGTCTTCACCACCGCGATCTCCCTGCTGCTCATCGGCTGGGTCTCGCTCGACCCGGACTCCCCGATCGTGGTCGTCCTCGGTGGCACGACCTCGCTCCTGCTGCTCACCGTGTTCGCCGTCGTGAACCTGACGGTGCTCGTGCTCCGCCGCGACAAGGTCGACCACAAGCACTTCCGTGCCGGCGTCATCATCCCCGTCATCGGCATCATCACCTGCCTGTGGCTCGTGCTGCCGTTCTCGTCCGGTCGTGACCCGCAGCAGTACCAGATCGCCGGCGCACTGCTGGC
- a CDS encoding DUF6892 domain-containing protein, translating into MDHEPNTTEEPVEFADFNAKLLVLDVLCYDLDVLDPYDPETADETDEDLDVDGQDDRAREYYDDLELLPSHLSLVTELTVDTDLEVLQDVHPGWEGSDDRFDPQNWDDVLDLPALRTVYAAAPLPAHVAEALAAKDIEVRSA; encoded by the coding sequence ATGGACCACGAGCCGAACACCACCGAAGAGCCCGTCGAGTTCGCCGACTTCAACGCGAAGCTGCTGGTGCTCGACGTCCTCTGCTACGACCTCGACGTCCTCGACCCGTACGACCCGGAGACCGCCGACGAGACGGACGAGGACCTCGACGTGGACGGCCAGGACGACCGCGCCCGCGAGTACTACGACGACCTGGAACTCCTGCCGTCGCACCTGTCGCTCGTCACGGAGCTCACCGTCGACACCGACCTCGAGGTGCTCCAGGACGTGCACCCCGGTTGGGAGGGCTCCGACGACCGCTTCGACCCGCAGAACTGGGACGACGTCCTCGACCTGCCGGCACTCCGCACCGTGTACGCCGCGGCACCGCTGCCCGCCCACGTCGCCGAGGCCCTGGCCGCGAAGGACATCGAGGTCCGCTCGGCCTGA